TCGAACCCCGGTCGGGCAACGTAGACAACGCCGTTTGGCCCCACGGTCACATTCAAGAGGGAGACTCCCGCCCCGAGTGCCTCGGCGGCGACAACCAGCGGATCGGCAGCGAGCTGTTGCATCTCTTCCTCGTTGAGCTGGACGACATCGAAGAAGGAGAACCAGGTCGGAGCATTCGGAAGGGGTCGCAGCACCCGCACCCCATCGCCTCCCATCCCGAGGAAGAGCGAATGCAGATCAGCATAGATCGGCCCTTTGAAGCCGTGGCGCAATGCCTCGGCTGTTCCGAGGCACATCTCGAAACCGGAAATGAAGTTCACATAGAGCGCGTCGAGGTCGGCGACCATCGGCCCGAGCTCCGGCCAGGTCCACGACGGCACGCCACCCGACATCCGTTCGCAGCGCCGCTCTGCCGACTCGTAGCGCAGGGTGACGCGGTTGTTCGCCACCGGCACCTCGATGCACCGTGCAGTCGGCGCGACTCGCGCAAGCGAGCCGAGGAAGCGCGCCGCTTCGGCCGCGAGGTCGGAGCCGACCTTGATGAGCG
This portion of the Gemmatimonadota bacterium genome encodes:
- a CDS encoding PfkB family carbohydrate kinase, with the translated sequence MPRVGVIGSLVWDEIHGRDPLAAPAEEWGGIAYALAGMDAALPPEWEIVPLIKVGSDLAAEAARFLGSLARVAPTARCIEVPVANNRVTLRYESAERRCERMSGGVPSWTWPELGPMVADLDALYVNFISGFEMCLGTAEALRHGFKGPIYADLHSLFLGMGGDGVRVLRPLPNAPTWFSFFDVVQLNEEEMQQLAADPLVVAAEALGAGVSLLNVTVGPNGVVYVARPGFDRLGSPQASEAVAITTRRVPPPAVDATDPTGCGDVFGATCFARLLAGDTVEAALTAANSAAARNATFRGAGGLPRHLRGELVLA